One genomic window of Mucilaginibacter sp. SJ includes the following:
- a CDS encoding GLPGLI family protein, with product MKRFIFSSAVLVLLALTAKAQHPDTARVLVHYRFTHVTNPADPAHPYTENMALLVGKTASVYKSYDGMVSDEQFRKAYVAATAAGPDGRVMIDRSGASMHTQYFLYPNEQKLLTKDYILASEYLIEGPMPAIDWKISGDTATFGGLHCQKATGHFKGRDYIVWFCPDLTVRTGPWKLNGLPGVIIDAHDTKKEVIFQFDGIEKVVFAEVKPIAGPGVAEKDVPPILRGLDDNPNIIAPPVRAIKATQKDFDKLKAGMQKNPNALSQGMAAVDGANTQGDHVIKAIAGGPAQNVNPIELPEKK from the coding sequence ATGAAACGATTTATCTTTTCAAGCGCAGTGCTCGTCCTGCTGGCTTTAACCGCTAAGGCTCAACATCCGGATACGGCACGGGTGCTGGTCCATTACAGGTTCACCCATGTTACCAATCCCGCAGACCCGGCTCACCCCTATACGGAAAACATGGCTTTATTGGTCGGCAAAACCGCCAGTGTTTATAAGAGCTATGACGGGATGGTATCCGATGAGCAGTTTAGAAAAGCCTATGTCGCAGCGACGGCCGCCGGTCCGGATGGGCGTGTGATGATCGACAGGAGTGGCGCAAGTATGCATACCCAATATTTCCTGTACCCAAATGAGCAGAAATTGTTAACCAAGGATTATATTCTTGCCAGCGAATACCTTATAGAAGGCCCAATGCCGGCCATCGACTGGAAGATCAGCGGAGACACAGCAACTTTCGGCGGCTTGCACTGCCAGAAAGCCACCGGCCATTTTAAGGGCCGGGATTATATCGTATGGTTTTGCCCTGATCTGACCGTGCGTACCGGGCCCTGGAAGTTAAACGGCCTGCCTGGCGTTATCATAGATGCGCATGATACAAAAAAAGAGGTGATATTTCAGTTTGACGGTATAGAAAAGGTGGTTTTTGCAGAAGTAAAACCTATAGCCGGCCCTGGTGTAGCTGAAAAAGATGTTCCCCCGATATTGCGGGGTCTGGATGATAACCCAAATATCATAGCGCCACCGGTCAGGGCGATCAAAGCCACGCAAAAGGACTTTGACAAACTGAAAGCTGGTATGCAGAAGAACCCCAATGCTCTTTCGCAAGGCATGGCAGCGGTTGATGGCGCCAATACACAAGGTGACCATGTTATTAAAGCTATCGCCGGCGGCCCTGCACAAAATGTTAACCCAATAGAATTACCGGAAAAAAAATGA
- a CDS encoding sensor histidine kinase: MIAIKKKDWIEIVLHIAFWIAVFYTLVLLTVPHIKMRLDHNGTIMEKDIRHVLSPGVFFTLGLLMVLFYGNAVWLLKKALHYKNILIRVILPLVWLAIILQANNYLQNQLPSHIERDDPVVNIVQQLPNKKQLTIRGFVSDSVTSIPGHLGHIQKDRNVRSIVLPDGGFSNMILFIFIIVFGLSIAYFFLKEWAGTEKFRAELEAVQLETELKFLKAQVNPHFLFNTLNNLFSMALKEGKGNLADRIAKLSNMMRYMLYESNDNVPLVKEIECLQDYLTLQGMRYAPSEINVSFQYPDPASIAGVQVAPMLFIPFLENAFKHGVAVGEQSYIIMKIGIITQKLVFNCENTNYSSVKKLGEKSGGIGLENVKRRLELIYPGRYELRAGPQNESYLVNLQIDLS, encoded by the coding sequence ATGATTGCGATTAAGAAAAAAGACTGGATAGAGATAGTGCTTCACATAGCCTTCTGGATAGCTGTTTTCTATACATTGGTATTGCTAACTGTGCCTCATATCAAAATGCGGCTTGATCATAACGGTACTATTATGGAAAAGGACATCAGGCATGTCTTGTCGCCCGGTGTTTTTTTTACGCTTGGCCTGCTCATGGTATTGTTCTATGGCAATGCAGTTTGGCTATTAAAAAAAGCGCTTCATTATAAAAACATATTGATAAGAGTGATACTGCCGCTTGTTTGGCTTGCTATCATCCTGCAGGCAAATAACTATCTTCAAAACCAGCTACCCTCACACATTGAGAGAGATGACCCTGTTGTAAACATTGTGCAGCAGTTGCCAAACAAAAAACAGCTCACCATCCGTGGGTTCGTGTCTGATTCGGTAACCAGTATACCGGGGCATCTTGGCCACATACAAAAAGACAGGAATGTCCGCTCTATTGTATTACCCGATGGTGGTTTCTCAAATATGATATTGTTTATATTCATTATTGTTTTCGGCCTTTCTATAGCTTATTTCTTTTTAAAAGAATGGGCCGGGACCGAAAAATTCCGTGCAGAGCTGGAGGCGGTTCAGCTGGAGACAGAGCTTAAATTCCTTAAGGCGCAGGTGAATCCGCATTTCCTGTTCAATACGCTCAATAACCTGTTTTCGATGGCCTTAAAAGAAGGGAAAGGCAACCTTGCCGACAGGATCGCTAAATTATCGAACATGATGCGATATATGTTGTATGAAAGTAATGATAATGTACCGCTTGTCAAAGAGATTGAATGCCTTCAAGATTACCTTACGCTTCAGGGAATGCGTTATGCCCCGAGCGAGATCAATGTTAGTTTTCAGTATCCGGATCCTGCCTCCATCGCTGGGGTACAGGTTGCGCCGATGCTGTTCATTCCTTTCCTGGAAAATGCCTTTAAGCATGGCGTGGCGGTTGGTGAACAGTCTTATATAATTATGAAGATTGGCATCATCACACAAAAGCTGGTTTTTAACTGCGAAAATACCAATTATAGCTCGGTTAAAAAGCTGGGAGAAAAAAGTGGGGGCATTGGCCTGGAAAATGTGAAACGCCGGTTGGAACTGATCTATCCCGGCAGGTATGAGCTGCGGGCCGGGCCGCAAAACGAAAGTTATTTGGTAAACCTTCAAATTGACCTTTCATGA